Genomic segment of Staphylococcus muscae:
ATTTTAATTACTGCAGTCATCTTCTTAATTATTTCGACTATTTTCGCATTCTTCTTGTCGTCTCGCATTACAAATCCATTGCGTCAATTTAAGGAACAAGCACTGGAGGTAGCAAAGGGACGATATGACAAACAAGTCCATGTCCAAACAAAAGATGAGATTGGTGAACTTGCGAGTGCATTTAATCAGATGAGTCACAATATCCAAAATCATATTGATGACATTACTAGCTCTAAAAATATTAGAGACACATTGATTAATTCTATGGCACAAGGAGTTTTAGGGATTAATCATAAACGTCATATTATCTTATCGAATCATTTGGCACATAAAATGATGCTCGATATGAATTTAGATCACAAAATATTATTTGATACGCAAATAAATGATACCTTTGAAAGCCAAAAAACAGAATATCGTGAATATGAAATTAATCAAAAACATTACGCTGTTGTCATGAGTTATATTGATCAAATTCAATCGAATAAAGAAAGTGGTCTTGTTGTTATTATTAGAGATATGACACGAGAACATCATATGGAGCAAATGAAGAAAGATTTTATTGCGAGCGTTTCTCATGAACTTCGCACACCGATTTCACTGTTACAAGGTTATACTGAATCCATTGTAGACGGGATCGTGACAGAACCTGAAGACATTCATGAATTTTTACTCATTGTTTTAGATGAAACAAAACGTTTAAGTCGATTAGTTAATGAGCTGCTGGATGTCGCAAAGATTGATGCAGACGGTATTAATATCACAAAAGAAGCACGTCCGATGTCGGAATTGATTCAAAAAATGGCAACAAAATATCGTCAACAAGCGAATGAACTTGCATTGACATTAGACTTCCAAACAGATGGCATAATGGACGATCAATGGGATTATGATTTCGATCGTATGGAACAAGTACTGACGAATCTTGTCGATAATGCATCTCGTTATACAAGACCGGGAGATTTAATTTCAATACAAGCTGAAGAAACGACCACACATCAAATTTTAACTGTCAAAGATACAGGTGTAGGTATATCTCCTGAACACTTGGAAAGGGTGTTTGAACGTTTCTATAAAGTAGATGCTGCACGTAAAAGAGGGAAAGAAGGAACAGGTCTTGGTCTCTTTATTACGAGAATGATTATCGAAGCACATCACGGTAAAATCAATGTATCAAGTGAAGTAGGTAAGGGGACAACCTTTACAATTAAACTTCCTAAGTATACAAATGCATAGCTAAAATAGACCTCTCTTCTTATCGACTGTATAAATAACGGTAAGAAGAGAGTTTTTTGACACTTGCTACTTTTTTAGTGACGACTTAGCCAAACAACTATATTGTATTTATTGATGTGATTCGTTAAACTGATGATAAATAAAATTATTGATTATTTCATCTTCGGGGTTGGGTGTAATTCCCTACCGGCAGTAATTTTTAAGCCTGCGACCCATAAATTTTTTATTTATGGCTGATCTAGTGCAATTCTAGAGCCGACAGTAACAGTCTGGATGGGAGAAGATGGAGGTTTCTTTGTGTTGCGCAAATGCCTCCTATTCGTGAAAGATGAAAGTCAGAAAAGGAGACATTTATATCATGCAACAGACGAAACAAACACGACAATTGATTATTGTCGGTATTTTAAGTGGTATTTCGGTGATTCTGATGTTTATCAAATTTCCATTACCATTTTTACCCCCTTATTTAACACTTGATTTTAGTGATGTTCCAGCATTACTTGCAACATTTACATTAGGACCGATTGCGGGAATACTCGTAGAATTCATTAAAAACTTACTGAACTTCTTTTTCTATCTTGCTGATCCAGTCGGCCCGGTTGCGAACTTTATTGCTGGTAGTAGTTTACTACTCACTGCATATGGTATTCATCGCTATAAGCCATCTACACGCAGCATGCTAATAGGTCTGGCAGCAGGTACATTAGTTATGACAGTTGTACTGAGTATTATGAATTACTTTGTACTCTTACCTTTATATGGCATGATTATGAATTTGGCAGACATTGCGACAAATTTAAAAATAATTATCACAGCGGGTATAATACCGTTTAATATTATAAAAGGATTCGTCGTTTCATTGTTATTTATCTTGCTATATAAAAGACTGAAGCATGTCCTTAAAATATAAAATAAGCAAACAAAAAACGGTGCGCAATGACACCGTTTTTTTGTTTGCTTATCTATTTAAATTTAGCGCAATGTAGTGTACAATACGCATAAATTATATTATTCGAATTTTAATGCATCGCCATCAAAAGTTTCTTCTTCAACTTTGATAGAGTCAGTAGGGCAGCCTTCAAAAGCGTCCTCTAAATCTTCATACAGTTCTTCCGGTACAGGCGTTGTGCCTTGGTTATCATCTAAAATAACATAAGCGATTCCTTCATCGTCATAGTCATAGATATCCGGGGCAGCTGCACCACAAGCACCACATGCGATACAAGTATCCATATCAACAATCGTATACTTAGCCAAATTTTTCGCCTCCCTTTTCAAAGTGCCAGACTAACATTATAATTTCATTGTAGTTTGGATTTCTTAAATTTTCAATATATACGTTTTATTATTGAGGTGATCAACATGAGATCAATCATTGCTTATATATATCAACATGCAAGTCCCAACAAAAATAAAAAAAGCATATATAATATTATCACAGGTAAAAAGACGCATCAAACCTTTTTTGATGCGACATCTCTAAATGTAATGAGCTTTTATGGGTGTGCCCCTAACTTATCATTTGATGATTTTGAAACAATTGTAGCAGCATCTACAAACGAAGAGGTGACGCTACCTACATCATCATCCGTAACATATTTTATGTTACAACATTCATTTGCTACATTGCAACTTCTGATCCAAACATTGTCTCATGCACAACATGACAATATGAAGTTTGCACCATTAACATCTCATACTGAAATTCACCAGCGAGTTCGCAATATTTATACGATGATTCAAAACAAACAGCTTAATGGACATGTAAAACGAGAAATATTCACGCTGTTCAAAACATTGAATGCTGAACACAAAGGAAGTATCGCACATTATTTTTTAACAGGTTATGATGAAACAATGTATACAATGAAGCAAGTTGGACAGCTTCATCAAATAGATGATGATCGTTTATTCATCACACATTACATAGATTTGTTGACGATTTACCAGTTACTTTCTGAAAAGGAAGCGTATCCGATATTGCATCAATGTCTGGCATCTGACCAACTTAGTTACACGTTATTTCGAACGAAGTCTCTATTACTTCATGGGCTGTCTGTTCCTGAAGTCGCACAGCAAACACAACTCACTGAAAATACGATCCATGATCATATCTTAGATCTTTTTATGCGACATCATTTAAAGAATTATTATGATTATTTAACGCAAGACTTTCAAAGTTTTTTAGCATTTTATGCACAACAACCTTTTCAAAAACTCCGATTTTATAAAGAGAATTTTGAATATCTTAGTTATTTTGAAATTAAGTTGGCAATTATTGGTTTTTCGAAAGGGGTATTACATGCTTAAAACAGCGTTACAGTACTATTTTGGCTTCTCACAATTCAGACAGGGGCAAGAAGCATTGATTCAAAGCGTTCTAGATGGGAAAAACACTTTAGGTATCTTACCAACTGGAAGTGGAAAAAGCTTATGCTATCAGTTGCCTACATACATTAAACAACAACCTACACTTATCATATCTCCACTTATTTCACTGATGGATGATCAAGTAATGCAGATGAAAATGTATGGCGAACGACGTGTAGTTTCCATTCACTCTGGTATGTCACATAGTGAACGCCAACTGGCATTTCAACAGCTTGACAGCGCACTGTTTATATTTGTAAGTCCAGAATTCATTTTACAGCCGCATCATCTAAATCGCTTTAAAAACATGCCATTGGGACTTATCGTCCTTGATGAAGTTCACTGCTTATCAGAATGGGGATTTGACTTTCGACCGCATTACGCGCTGATTAATCATGTCACAGACTCATATCAACATGTCCCTATAT
This window contains:
- a CDS encoding ATP-binding protein, whose translation is MKRLNSVVIKLWLTIILIVTTVLILLSAALITFIQYYFTQNTEQSLYNNAESISAIIEKSENRQMAINHSEMLLEGSKGVIILPEKNNAISKHPEKKAMLKFIKNDDDLNNVKLTHKKVIKHVTIKLDGQKKSYLLLGYPTLDRDGHKSVIYIYEDLRSISDTNNVIAIIILITAVIFLIISTIFAFFLSSRITNPLRQFKEQALEVAKGRYDKQVHVQTKDEIGELASAFNQMSHNIQNHIDDITSSKNIRDTLINSMAQGVLGINHKRHIILSNHLAHKMMLDMNLDHKILFDTQINDTFESQKTEYREYEINQKHYAVVMSYIDQIQSNKESGLVVIIRDMTREHHMEQMKKDFIASVSHELRTPISLLQGYTESIVDGIVTEPEDIHEFLLIVLDETKRLSRLVNELLDVAKIDADGINITKEARPMSELIQKMATKYRQQANELALTLDFQTDGIMDDQWDYDFDRMEQVLTNLVDNASRYTRPGDLISIQAEETTTHQILTVKDTGVGISPEHLERVFERFYKVDAARKRGKEGTGLGLFITRMIIEAHHGKINVSSEVGKGTTFTIKLPKYTNA
- a CDS encoding ferredoxin translates to MAKYTIVDMDTCIACGACGAAAPDIYDYDDEGIAYVILDDNQGTTPVPEELYEDLEDAFEGCPTDSIKVEEETFDGDALKFE
- a CDS encoding ECF transporter S component: MQQTKQTRQLIIVGILSGISVILMFIKFPLPFLPPYLTLDFSDVPALLATFTLGPIAGILVEFIKNLLNFFFYLADPVGPVANFIAGSSLLLTAYGIHRYKPSTRSMLIGLAAGTLVMTVVLSIMNYFVLLPLYGMIMNLADIATNLKIIITAGIIPFNIIKGFVVSLLFILLYKRLKHVLKI
- a CDS encoding helix-turn-helix domain-containing protein, whose translation is MSFYGCAPNLSFDDFETIVAASTNEEVTLPTSSSVTYFMLQHSFATLQLLIQTLSHAQHDNMKFAPLTSHTEIHQRVRNIYTMIQNKQLNGHVKREIFTLFKTLNAEHKGSIAHYFLTGYDETMYTMKQVGQLHQIDDDRLFITHYIDLLTIYQLLSEKEAYPILHQCLASDQLSYTLFRTKSLLLHGLSVPEVAQQTQLTENTIHDHILDLFMRHHLKNYYDYLTQDFQSFLAFYAQQPFQKLRFYKENFEYLSYFEIKLAIIGFSKGVLHA